The genomic interval AAGCACAGCCAAATCAACAAATTAATCAGCCAtgacaaagtgaaaaaaacTCAGCAAAATTAaacatataataaaaacaaatatgcatTGTACAGTGTAAATATACAACTGCAAACTGAGTATAGTGTTAACAAGTGATGCGGATTGGTTGTATAGATGTAGTAGGTATGTGGTTATAAATAGTTTATTCTCAAATGGCGTGAGTGATGATTATCAAATCTTACCTTGGAGTGACCAGTGCTggtcaaataaatgaaataattgtgATATTAATTTCAGAATTTAACTTTTGATTCGTTTGCTTGTTGAGTACAACTGGCCAGTACTTAGTCCATTTTTGTTGTAGGACTTGTACAACCAAACAACTCAGCtctatgtttctttcttttcttcccaTATAGAAAAAACTGCGATGCTATGACTTTGACTTCTCACACTGGCCTGCAGATTTCAGCTGGACAGAGGTCAATAATCCGTAAGTAcccattttattttttgataCTGCAACTCTGTTCCCATCAGAGTTGATCCATTATCAATAACATACAGTTAAGTGCTCTGTGTCATTGTAAGCctctgtgtgtgacaggaaaCTGTCCAAGGCTGGTGTTTCTCTGCTGAAACCAGAGCCCAGActaagaggagcagcagacggtGTCCTCAACTCTGTGCGCACACTGCCATGTCACATCATCAGGTACAGTAGATGTTGTTTAAAAAGCAGGGTTTAGAACAATACTTTAGATGTGTTATAATATCACAGGGGGaatagatacagtacagtattaatTTGACTAGTAGATTTAGCAGGAAAATGTTAGGTTTCGTCCAATGTTGCTGCACCATTACCACGTTTTCACTCTCTTCTCGCCAGTTTTCTTATCGCCCACTCATTTGGGAGAAGGATGCTTTATCCTGGCTCAGTGGGTCTACTGCAGAAAGCCATGAGGCAAATGCTCCAGCAAGGCCAGGCTAAGTTAATAGAAGAggtaaagaaacacaaacactcaagaCTCTGAATTCTGAATTCGCTAAGAACTGATCAGCAACTTTCTTCCATTGTGTCACAGTTTGACGGCCAAAGGAACAAGCTCATCGCCTGCGATGGCAACGAAATAGACACCATGTTTGTGGATCGAAGAAGAGATGGAGGACGCAAAGGCAAGACTCTGGTACATGTCCAGAacgagttgttgttttttatgcttTGGCTCCATTCTGAGTTTCAACAGAATCCGCCATTAGTCCTATTACAAATTGGTTCTTCAAAAGTATGAATTGTGCCACAGGTCATCTGCTGTGAGGGAAACGCTGGCTTCTATGAGGTGGGCTGCATGAACACTCCACTCGAGGGTAAGCGTCCTCCGCTTTGTTATGCCAGTTACGTTTTtctaaaatgttatttttttaactaaacTCCACTCGTGTATTGGCGTATTCCGTAGGTGGCTACTCTGTACTGGGCTGGAACCACCCTGGCTTCGGAGGTAGCACGGTAAGCAGTGTTCTCATATTTTGGACGACATTAGAGactaaagcagcagctcgtttAAATGCCAGTGCTTCGCTTCCAAACAAACAGGGTAGTACTATGGTGAAATTCTGTTTTTTGCTGGACAGTGTTGCGTAAGACGGCTCCATAGCTGAAAGCTGTGTTAACTCTTAGTAAGACCATGGTTCTGTGGTCTATAACAGAGTAATAATGCACCCATGTTGTCTCTCATCTCTTCATTCCAGGGTGTACCGTTCCCCCAGAATGAGGCCAATGCCATGGATGTAGTGATCCAGTTTGCAATACACAAGCTGGGCTTCCAGCTCAACGACATTGTTGTGTATGCCTGGTCCATAGGAGGATTCACAGGTACACATTCTATTGCTGTAAATGTAAATCAGGTTGTTTCACCCCAGCTAGTTGAAGGACAAGCAGGTGGGCGACCACCTGCTTCTGATGAACACACTTCACTGAATGTGTCCTAAGCacatgttaaataaaaatgttggcGCATTGTCAAATGTCATTAATCTTCCGATTATCCCcactttttatatttctttctctccttttatcTTCTCAGCTAGTTGGGCAGCGATGTCGTACCCAGAGATCCAGTCATTAGTGTTGGACGCGTCCTTTGACGACCTCCTGCCTCTGGCCCTCAAGGTCATGCCCGACAGCTGGAGTGAGTCCTAAAATTTGAAGTTCAAGCTTTATTCATTCTTTTGTTGGCAGTGGAAAGTTTAGTTTCAACACTTTTTCATTTTGTCCGTCTCAGGGCCACTGGTACAGCACACAGTTAGGCAATACATGAACCTCAACAACGCAGAGCAGCTTATTAAGTGAGTGATGTAGTATTTTTATATTGATGTGCATCATTAAAGCATACATTAGTAAACACTATGCAATGTATAGGCATGTAATAGTTAAAGTTTTACTAGTGCAGTGAACGTTATCACACTGACTCTTCCTCTAGATACCAGGGACCAGTTCTGCTGATCAGGAGAACCAGAGATGAGATCATCACCACAACGTAAGCCTCTGCTCTCCGTCTTCAAGTGTCTCCATACACTGAATTGCTGCAGAATTTGCCCAGTTATTAACATCACAGATCGAGGTGACCATGAATTTGCATGTAGTGGCAAAACAGACACTTACTAATTGCTGGGTTCAGGGTCAGGTTCACCCAAGTCAAAACAACAATggccaacagttctctgtttaTGGCGAACGCAACATGCACAGCAATTGCTTGTGTTTCACTAGTGTGTAGAAACAGAGAACAGCATTAAATGCGCAGGTAAGTCCAAACCGGTCTGCACATTAGTAACTGTGACAGTAGGAAGAAATTTTATTATTGTTCTCTCAGCGCTGAAAATTAAATGGACCCAAATTACCAACCATTAGCTCACACGTTTTGCAAAGCTATTATTTAGGAGGATTGAAAACACTATTCTACTGACTTTCTTTCTTCCAATTTTACAGCTATTATacattaacccccccccccatgttttCTATGTTTCAGGGGACCAGAGGATATCATGTCTAACAGAGGCAACAACCTTCTGCTCAAGCTGCTGCAATTCAGGTtggtcctgttttttttaatgttttaattgttttttgtatgtTATTAGTGTTGTCAATTGTGAACATTTTGGTTGTAGTTAAAACTACTGATAGTTGTGGTGCCAAAACCAAAACCATCAACTTTTTAAACTATTGCTTCTCCTTGTGAAAAGCCCAGGGCGCTGAGATGTCAGGACAGGTTTAGGTCTCGGGGGTTTTCCTTGAAGTGCAATGTCAGCTCACCTGTGAAATATAGCAACTGAGTTAAGCAACCTCTCCTACAATGATGGCACAAAGGGTCACTGAAAGGTTTGATCAAATCGAATGCTATGACATTTGCATCCTGACCCAGTTTAACACGTCTGAGAGATTCTGGAATAGTTAGTACTCTTAAACCCAATATAGTGAATAAAGGGAGACCTGTAGAATCAATGTCTAGGTGCATTCCTCTACTAAGTTTACTAAGTTTTTCTCCCCAGGTATCCCAAAATAATGACAGATGAAGGGGTCAGAGTTGTCAGGCAATGGCTGGGAGCCTCTGATCACTTAGAAGAAGGTGAGTCTGCCCACATCACTACTTCTGACAGACAGTGCCTGTAAGCAGTGCATTACTTCAGAAGATGCCTTTGAAACAGACCTGAAATCTGTCCAATTAAAGCAGTGTTTATTTTGAGCTCCAGCAGGTTCTATTTAACAGCTCTGCGTAACTGGCTCTTGCAGCATCTGTGTACAGTGGCTATGAAGTGGATGATgactggtgtgtgtctgtgctgcaatCATATCAGGCCGACAGAGATGTTTTGTTTCCATGGAGTGTTGGTAAGCACATCTCCTAGGCAAATCGTCGGCACACAGTTCTACCCTTGTACATACACGTATCAGCACACAGTGCCTGTATGTATTCTAAAACGCTCCGTGATAACAGGGGAAGATATGACACTGGAGGGAAGGCGGCAGCTGGCTCTTTTCTTGGTAAGGAAATAATCTATTATTCATCTAGGTATAGTAATTTGTCCCGTTTTAAAGTCCAGCCacctgttgtctttgttgtcgCATACTCACGCATACCAAGTAATTTCCTTTCACTAATTTCCCTCTTTTCAATAAGACACGTTTTCGTCTTAAAGGTTAGATTATCTTCCCCCTCTCACATTCCcaaaaagagagaggggaaaaaagaagcaTCACAGGCATCATTATCACCAGGGAACACATGTCcggttgccatagcaaccaGCTCACCTGTGCTCTCAGGTTGAATGGTGTAATATATTTCAGTGCGCTCAGCTTATTGAACTCATTTAACATCAAACAAGAGGAGTGCCATCAATTACAGCTAATGCTATGCTTTGCCTCCCTTGGTAATGCCTTTTGAATTAGGCTTTATTCACCTCCCATGTAAACCCTTAAGAGACGAGAGAGATTTGTAAGGCATTGAGCCAGACAGACCAAACCTAATATAATCAAGTCCTGCACTTTTGTTCATTGCCTCCCACACCTCTAATTCTCCATTCCTCCCCCATCGCCACCGTCTTTCTCTGTTTAAGGCGCGGAAGTACATGCGAAACTTTGAAACAACGCACTGCACTGCTCTTCCTGCCTCCGAGTTCCACTCACCATGGAGACTGTAAAGGCAGATGAATGGATGCGAGGGGAAGAGCAACAGCAGATCCGGGCGGCCTGTGGTCAGAACGTTTTCCTGGCGTGG from Betta splendens chromosome 16, fBetSpl5.4, whole genome shotgun sequence carries:
- the abhd16a gene encoding phosphatidylserine lipase ABHD16A isoform X2 codes for the protein MFSAGFRSRCSGSMAGWMWLRCVLGPHLQRIHRSPDHSQPEGRAGRRGWTYQPGSLEKHADSILGWASVLWSLSYYSSPLLLCYLYRKGYICSSKLVPVSQYVGTVLVCLLGVACLRGWGRWKNSEYLQFLTVLEETKNNHTQANKKKLRCYDFDFSHWPADFSWTEVNNPKLSKAGVSLLKPEPRLRGAADGVLNSVRTLPCHIISFLIAHSFGRRMLYPGSVGLLQKAMRQMLQQGQAKLIEEFDGQRNKLIACDGNEIDTMFVDRRRDGGRKGKTLVICCEGNAGFYEVGCMNTPLEGGYSVLGWNHPGFGGSTGVPFPQNEANAMDVVIQFAIHKLGFQLNDIVVYAWSIGGFTASWAAMSYPEIQSLVLDASFDDLLPLALKVMPDSWRPLVQHTVRQYMNLNNAEQLIKYQGPVLLIRRTRDEIITTTGPEDIMSNRGNNLLLKLLQFRYPKIMTDEGVRVVRQWLGASDHLEEASVYSGYEVDDDWCVSVLQSYQADRDVLFPWSVGEDMTLEGRRQLALFLARKYMRNFETTHCTALPASEFHSPWRL
- the abhd16a gene encoding phosphatidylserine lipase ABHD16A isoform X1, with product MAGWMWLRCVLGPHLQRIHRSPDHSQPEGRAGRRQGWTYQPGSLEKHADSILGWASVLWSLSYYSSPLLLCYLYRKGYICSSKLVPVSQYVGTVLVCLLGVACLRGWGRWKNSEYLQFLTVLEETKNNHTQANKKKLRCYDFDFSHWPADFSWTEVNNPKLSKAGVSLLKPEPRLRGAADGVLNSVRTLPCHIISFLIAHSFGRRMLYPGSVGLLQKAMRQMLQQGQAKLIEEFDGQRNKLIACDGNEIDTMFVDRRRDGGRKGKTLVICCEGNAGFYEVGCMNTPLEGGYSVLGWNHPGFGGSTGVPFPQNEANAMDVVIQFAIHKLGFQLNDIVVYAWSIGGFTASWAAMSYPEIQSLVLDASFDDLLPLALKVMPDSWRPLVQHTVRQYMNLNNAEQLIKYQGPVLLIRRTRDEIITTTGPEDIMSNRGNNLLLKLLQFRYPKIMTDEGVRVVRQWLGASDHLEEASVYSGYEVDDDWCVSVLQSYQADRDVLFPWSVGEDMTLEGRRQLALFLARKYMRNFETTHCTALPASEFHSPWRL